AGGGCGTGCACGCGGACCCCGGGGAGGGGGCGGCCGATGGGGACGCTCGCGTCCTCCAGCTCGAAGCCGGCTCCGGGACGGGACGGAGACTCGTCCGCGGCGTGCAGCGTTGCCGTGATGGTCGTCTCGGTCGGTCCGTAGGCATTGACGAGCCTCGCGCGCCCGCGTGCGATCCGCCGCCATGGTGCGATCCCCGAGGGAGGGACGCGCTCGCTCCCGGTCACCACGAGCCTGAGATCGGGCGCGAGCGCACGACCCGAGCGATCGGCATCACGGACCCACGCGTGCCAGTACGAAGCGGGGACGTTCAGAACGGTGACGCGCTCCCGCGCGAGGAACAGATCGAACTCCTCGAATCCCGGGACGTCACCCTCGGGCCGGAGCACGATGGTCGCCCCGCTCGCCAGCGTCGGGAAGATCTCCTCCGCCGCCACGTCGAAGGCCGGCGAGGCGAATTGAAGGACGCGGTCCGCCGGGCCGAGTCCGTAGGCTTCGGCGATCGCCGCGGCGTGATTCGACAGGGCGCGGTGCGGGATCACGACACCCCTGGGGGTGCCGCTGGTGCCCGAGGTGTAGATGATCGAGGCGGGATCCTCGGGGTGCGGATTCCCGGGCGGATCCCCTGCTTCTCCCGGCCAGGACTCCGGAAGCTCGTCGAGCATCAGGACCGGCATCGTGTCGCTGGCGGGCGGCCGCCACAGGCTGCGAAGGGTGAGGACGAGCGCAGGGGACGCGTCGGCTCTCAGCGCCGCGAGGCGATGCGGAGGGAGCGCGGGATCCAGCGGAAGGTACGCGGCGCCCGACTCGAGAACGGCCAGCATCCCCGCGATCGTGTGGGGGGAGCGTCCGGCGAGAAGTCCGACGACCGCGCCCGGGCCGATCCCCGCCTCCCGCAGCCGCCGGCCGAGCGCGGCGACCCGCGCCGAAAGCTCCCCGAACGTGACGGTCTCGGCGCCGCACGTGATGGCCGGGGCCGAAGGTCGCCGCCGCGCGGCCCGTGCGATCGCGAGGGTCACGGCCTCGGCGCCTGCGGGAGCGGACGAGGCGCCGCTCCAGATCTGGAGGATCCGGCGGCGCTCATCCTCCGGGAACTGGCGAATCCCCGATATCCGGACCGACGGATCGGTCGTGATCGCCTCGAGAATGGCGAGGAAACGCGCCGTCAGCCTCTCGATGCTCTCTCGGCGGAAGAGCGCGCTGTTGAACTCGAACGCGGCATTCAGACCCCCGCCCGATTCGTGCACGGCGAGAGTCAACTCGAACTGGGCGCCCTCAACGTCGAGGATGAAGGGCTCGATGTCGAGGTCTCCGAGCGTTCGTCGCGTTCCGTCCTCGCCGAAGACGAAGGCGGCGGATCCCCGCGCCTCCGCCCGATGGGGGCGCTCGAAAGAGAACATCGACTGGAAGACCGGCGATCGCGACGGATCGCGACGGGGACGGAAGCGCTCCACCATGGTTGGGAAGGGGAAGTCCTGGTGCTCGAGCGCGCCGATCACCGTTCCGTGCGCGCGGCGCAGGTGCTCGCGAAACGTCGGGTCGCCGGAGAAATCGGCTCGCATTGGAAGCGGGTTGACGAAGTAGCCGACGAGGCTCTCGAACTCCGCCCGCGTTCTGGCCGCGGCGGGGGTTCCGACGATGATGTCGGACTGCCCGGTCTCGCGGTGGAGGAGGGCCTGGAAGGCCGCGAGGAGGATCGTGAAGAGGGTCGCGCGCTCGGACCTCGCGACCTGATGCAATCTCCCCGCGAGCTCCGGCTCCACGCGGAACCGGTGCGTCTCCCCTGCGGACGATCGGGCCGCCCCGCGCGGACGATCGGTCGCCAGCTCGAGATCGGGCAGATCCCCCGCGAGTGCCGCTCGCCAGTGACGCTCGTGGCCCGTGCCTTCGGCGCCCGCGAGCATCTCCTCCTGCCACCGGACGAAATCGAGGTACTGAAGCGGGAGGGGCTGAAGCTCCGCGGGCAGGCCGGCGCGCTCCGCCGGGTAGATCCTGCCGAGCTCGTCCATGATGACGAGCGTGGACCACATGTCCGTGACGATGTGGTGCGCGCTGATCAGCAGCACGTGCTGGTGCGCGGCTCGAGTGAAGAGCCTCACACGGAAGACCGGTCCCGTGGCGAGGTCGAAGGGGCGATGCGCCGCCTCGCGGGCGGCGCGCATGACGGCCTCTTCGTTCGAGCCCCGGGCGTCGATCTCGTCGAACCGGACCGGCGCGCCGATTGCCGCGATCTGGTATGGCTCGCCGTCGAACGTGCGGAAGGTGCTGCGGAGGGGAGCGTGTCGGTCGACGATCCGTTGAAACGCCCGCCGCAGCGCGCCGGCGTCGATCTCGGAGTGGACCTTCAGCGAGAGGTGAACATTGTAGGCGGGGCTCGCGGGATCGATCTCGTGGAGGAGCCACTGGGCGCGCTGGCCGGCCGAAAGTGGGGTGGCGCCGGCCGCGGCCACGGAGGGATGAGTATCGGTCTTCCTGGCTCGACTCACGGCGCGTCGTTCCCCGGCGACCGAGCACCGGCTCGACACATGTCGGGCTGAGGCATGAGGGGCCTGGCCTCGAGCCCCGCGCCGATGCTGGGATGAGAGGGCGAGTATAACAGAAGGGCGCTCGGGACCCATCACGACGGGGACTCCTCTCCGCACCGGGAGGCCCGCTCGCGGGGTATATATATGTAGGGCCCACTCCCGGGGCGGGGCGCACTTGCCCCCGGCTGCGACGACATGTCCCCGTGTTATCGTAACGCGCCGCGCGAGGAGGACTTGGATTGAAGTTCGGTCTCAGGGTGCCGTCCTGGAGAAAGCGCGTCGCCGCGCGCACGTCTTGGCGGCGCGTCGTCCGCCACTCGCTCGGCCTGAAAGCCCCGCGCGGCTGGGGCTGGCTCACGAACCCGAGGCGCGCGGCGTACAACCGGATCTACAACCGCACGACGGTGGGACTGGGGAGGGGGTGCGCCCTCGCCGCGGCCGTCATCGCTCTCGCGCTGTTGATGGCCGCGACCGGGATCGCCGTCGTCGTCATCGGCGCGCTCTCGTCGGGGTCGGCCCATGCCGCGGTCGCTCGGCAAGGGCGCGAGTTCCAGGTGAACACGTTCACGACGTCCGGCCAGGACTGGCCGGCGGTCGCCACCGATGCTTTCGGGAACTTCGTCGTGGTCTGGCACAGCCTCGAGCCGGACGGATTTGGCGTCGGCGTCTTCGGCCAGAGGTTCGCGGCGACAGGCGCGCGCGTCGGCTCCGAATTCAGGGTCTCGGGCCTTCCACGCGGGGTCCACTTCACCCCCGCCGCAGCGATGAACCCCGCGGGGGACTTCGTCGTGGTGTGGGCCGCTCTCGAACGCCAACGCCCACCTGCCTTCGAGGTGCTCGGGCGTTCCTTTTCAAGCGCGGGGGAGCCGAAGGGGGCGGAGTTCCGCGTGAATACCGGCCCTCAGGAGGGGTACCCCTACCCGGTGATTGGCATGGACGGGGAAGGCGACTTTGTCGTCGTCTGGCAGAGCGACGGCCGGGACGGCTCAGGCTACGGCGTATTTGGACAGCGCTTCAGGGGCAACGGCTCTGCGGCCGGGCCCGAGTTCCGGATCAATGAGCACACGATGGGATCGCAGTCCCAGCCTTCGGTCGCGATGGACTCCGCCGGCAACTTCGTCGTCGCCTGGCAGAGCGACGGCCAGGACGGCTCGGACGAAGCCATCATCGCGAAGTGGTTCGACAGCCGAGGAGTCGACCCGGACCACGAATTCCAGGTCAACACCTTCACGACCGGCCGGCAGCGTCAACCGTCCGTCGGAATCAGCGACTCGGGTGATTTCGTGGTGGCGTGGCAAGGATTTGGCCCGGGCAATTCCGGGTACGGCATCTTCGCGCGGCGGTTCGACAGGACGAGGAACGCGATCGCGCCCGAGTTCCAGGTCAGCGGGACCATGCCCGGATGGCAGTTCTATCCCGCCGTCGGTCTGGATCGCGACGGCGACTTCGTGGCGACCTGGACGAGCTACACCTATTCCGGGTACGGGCTGGCCGTCGCGGGGCGGCGGTTCGACCGGAACGACAAGCCCACCGGCCCGGAGTTCGAGATCAATACCTACGCTCCCGGGCATCAGCTCCTCCAGGCGATCGCCGTCGGCCCTTCCGGCAACTTCGTGGTCGCGTGGGAGAGCCAGTTCGAGGACGGATCGTCCACGGGGATCTTCGGCCAGAGATTCTCGGGGCGGGCGCCCACTCTCATCGCCCCCGCCGTCGCGGACACTCTCGACTGCTCCGACCCGCTCGCTTCCCAGCCGACCTTCACGTGGAGCGCCGACGGGTACGAGACCTTCCGGGTCCACGTGGCGTGGGACCCGGCCTTCGACGCCGGGCACACTCTCGACAGCGGGAGCCGCCGCCTGACGACGACCTCGTGGATGCCACCGGCGAAGAAGTGGGAAAAGATCTGCGCGTCGGCCCTCGCCGCGCATCCGAGGTCGCCGAGGCTCTACCTGAAGGTCTCCGGAGCCGATCGCGATCTGCCTGAGGGGGATCCCACCCGGCAGGCCTCGGGCCCGGTCGTCCTCGTGATCGTGACGCGGTGAGAGGCGCGCCTCACGCCTTCTCCACCTCACCCGCCAGCGCCCGGAGCAGCTTCCCGCCGTCACCCTTCCACGCGCTGCCGTGCATGCAGGCGAGGGTCGTCGGCTCCATTGAAGCGAGGCGCTCGAGGGTCGCGCGCGTGCCGGGGGCGTGGGCGTAGTAGTCCATCTGCTTCCGGAAGGCCTCGCTCGGCCCAAGAACGTCCTTCTCGGTGACGGGCGGATTGTCGGCGCCTCCCTGCGTGAAGAGATCGCCGCACAGGAGCGTGCGCGTGCTCCCCTCGAAGAGGGAGCCGCACTCCCAGCCGTGGGGGACGTGCGGGGTGTCGAACCACCTCACGCTCCGCTTGCCGAGCGACAAGATCTCCCCGTCGGACATCGCGCGCGGCGGGCGATCGGCGACATCGCCGACCGAGACCATTGCGGCGACCCGGCCGCACAGAGGGACTGCGGCGGGGGCGACGGCGAGGAACTCGTTCATCGCTCCGCACTCGTCGGCCTCGAAGTGCGAGAGCCCCACGAAGCGGAGGCGCTCCACCGGCATCACGCGGGCGATCGCCCCGCGGGTAAGCGGGAACATCCGCCGCGGGCCGGTGTGCCAGAGAAGAGGCGCATCGTCCACGACGAGGATCTGGTTGAAGCTGAACCCTCCCGGGAAATCCCGCACGGGGGTGCTGATGCGGTAGATGCCGGAGGAGATCTCGTCGATGCGGGTGCCGGACTCCGAGTTCGTGATCATGCGCGGGCCTCCTTGGGGAGCGGAGTCGGGAAGGGGAGCGCCCTCTGCTCCGGCGTCGCCTGGCGCCGCCATCCGGCCAGCGTCTCCCACGAGACCCTGAGCGGCCCGGCATGGTAGTCGGTGACGTGGATCACCACGCCGCGCTCGTCGAACACGAGCAGGTAACCCTGGTCGTTGAAGTCCACGCGAAGCCGGTCGCCGCGATCGGACATCGATCTCTCCTCGGCCGGCCCTACCTGCCCCCTTGAAGGCGAAAGGCTAACACACCGCTGGGGCTCGGGCCCCTATCGGAATGCTGGCTTGGCGGGATATTCCCGGTGGGCGACGCGGGGCCCGAGGAGCATCTTTTCGGGTGCGAGGGTTGGTCCCGCCGCGCGCTACGATGGAGTCCCTGGGTGATACCCTGATGTCTCGCTCGCGCTCGCATTCATCGGGGTCGCCAGAGGGGAGAGCCAGGTCGTGAAACCGAGCAAAGTCCTTCGCGCCCTGCTCCTGGCGGCCGTCGCCGCGGGCGCGACTCAAGGCCCGTTCGCCAACTGCTTCGAGTTCGGAGGGTTCGCCATCTTCCAGTGCGGAGATCTCGCCTTCATCCAGCCCCCTCCCGACTTCGACCCCAACGTCTACGTCGTCGACCCGAACGGCCATGTCGCCAACATCTCCGCCCTCTTCTGGCAGGTCGGATTCGGCAACGCGACGACCGACAACGGCCTCGGCTCGAGCGGCTCCGGCAATTCGGGTGTCAGTACCTTCAACGGAAACGATTCGGGCCTCGTCGGCGTCGATCTCAAGGACGCCTACTACGCCACGCAGAGCGTGCTCATGCCGGCCGGAGCGACGTGTCTGTC
This is a stretch of genomic DNA from Acidobacteriota bacterium. It encodes these proteins:
- a CDS encoding MBL fold metallo-hydrolase, with translation MITNSESGTRIDEISSGIYRISTPVRDFPGGFSFNQILVVDDAPLLWHTGPRRMFPLTRGAIARVMPVERLRFVGLSHFEADECGAMNEFLAVAPAAVPLCGRVAAMVSVGDVADRPPRAMSDGEILSLGKRSVRWFDTPHVPHGWECGSLFEGSTRTLLCGDLFTQGGADNPPVTEKDVLGPSEAFRKQMDYYAHAPGTRATLERLASMEPTTLACMHGSAWKGDGGKLLRALAGEVEKA